The following proteins are co-located in the Silene latifolia isolate original U9 population chromosome 1, ASM4854445v1, whole genome shotgun sequence genome:
- the LOC141599442 gene encoding WAT1-related protein At2g37460: protein MAFFYKAKPFLAIIFLQFGLAGMDILSKVALNHGMSNYVLVVYRHAVATIVVAPFAVVLDKKVRPKMTCSLFIKILLLSVLEPVIDQNLYYIGMKYTSATFAATMVNILPAITFVMAWILRLEKVKCRSIRSQAKIVGTVATVGGAMMMTLVKGPALAFLSPATNNATNGVKPIDISVHDAIKGSIMITIGCFSWAAFVILQAITLKTYPAELSLTAWICLLGTLEGTAVALVMEKGKSAIWAIGWDANLLAAVYSGIFCSGLAYYIQGIVMRERGPVFVTAFNPLCMVIVAILSTFIMAEKMYLGRIIGALVIVGGLYMVIWGKGKDYDNGNAIEDDNDIAVKEMPSLPLSVQPNGNKLKGTEQTKTYDEKINV from the exons ATGGCATTTTTTTATAAAGCAAAACCATTTCTAGCAATTATATTCCTTCAATTTGGTCTAGCAGGCATGGATATCCTCTCTAAGGTTGCACTCAACCATGGGATGAGCAATTACGTTCTCGTTGTTTACCGCCATGCAGTCGCTACTATCGTCGTTGCTCCTTTTGCTGTTGTTTTGGACAA GAAAGTGAGACCAAAGATGACGTGCTCGTTGTTTATCAAGATATTGCTACTCAGTGTACTCGA GCCTGTTATCGATCAAAACTTATATTACATAGGAATGAAGTACACGAGTGCAACATTTGCGGCGACAATGGTTAACATTCTTCCAGCTATAACATTTGTCATGGCTTGGATCCTTAG GTTAGAAAAGGTAAAGTGTAGGAGCATAAGGAGTCAAGCGAAGATAGTAGGAACAGTAGCAACGGTTGGTGGAGCAATGATGATGACGCTTGTTAAAGGACCTGCCCTTGCGTTTTTATCACCAGCAACTAATAATGCTACAAATGGTGTCAAACCAATTGATATTAGCGTGCATGATGCTATTAAGGGTTCCATTATGATCACTATTGGTTGCTTTAGTTGGGCTGCTTTTGTCATTCTTCAG GCAATTACGTTGAAGACATACCCAGCAGAGCTATCTCTAACAGCATGGATTTGTTTATTGGGAACACTTGAAGGAACAGCAGTTGCCCTTGTAATGGAAAAGGGTAAATCTGCTATTTGGGCAATTGGATGGGATGCTAATTTATTGGCAGCCGTTTACAGC GGCATATTTTGCTCCGGACTAGCATATTACATTCAAGGAATAGTGATGAGAGAAAGAGGTCCTGTTTTTGTTACTGCTTTTAATCCCCTCTGCATGGTTATTGTTGCCATTTTAAGCACTTTCATCATGGCGGAAAAAATGTACCTAGGGAG GATAATTGGTGCATTGGTAATTGTTGGAGGATTGTATATGGTGATATGGGGAAAAGGCAAAGATTACGATAATGGGAATGCAATTGAAGATGATAATGATATAGCCGTCAAAGAAATGCCATCTCTTCCTTTAAGTGTACAACCAAATGGCAACAAGCTTAAGGGGACGGAACAAACTAAAACATATGATGAAAAAATAAATGTATAG
- the LOC141599450 gene encoding NPL4-like protein 2: MAMMIRVRSRDGFERVSIPNPNLTIAELKSQIESQLHVPISNQTLSVNQNLLLAKTLDARSQFTDMANPRTLISSLNIGHGSLIYLYYDGEREIATPRSARVTPAGSFGKKMTMDDLIAKQMRVTRQEQPHCEMVSFDRDAANNFQLYVNETLAFGVKRGGFMYGRVDDDGKVEVDFIYEPPQLGKEDRLFLLRDSEEEKIVDAIASGLGMKRVGFIFTQSVGQEKDNYTMSGFEVAQAVELHAESGLKEWVTALVKLEVNEDGGPDVHFEAFQMSDMCVRLFKEDWFDLEGGEPKEGEEIDPKVSKMKKEVVVGGKDVKEVDNDFFLVVVKIADHQGPLQSSFPIENRNVAVTTKALRAHLDRTKSLPFVKRISDFHLLLAVARYLDLNADVPALTECVLSQRPVPEGYQLLIESMASA, from the exons ATGGCGATGATGATTAGGGTTCGAAGCCGTGATGGTTTCGAAAGAGTttcaatcccaaaccctaatttaacAATCGCTGAACTAAAATCCCAAATTGAATCTCAACTCCATGTACCCATTTCAAATCAAACCCTATCCGTCAATCAAAATCTCTTACTTGCCAAAACCCTAGACGCCCGATCTCAATTCACCGACATGGCTAATccaagaaccctaatttcttcccTAAATATTGGGCACGGATCCTTAATTTACTTGTATTACGACGGCGAGCGTGAAATCGCCACGCCTCGTAGCGCGCGAGTCACGCCTGCTGGTTCGTTTGGGAAGAAGATGACTATGGATGATTTGATTGCGAAACAGATGCGAGTTACTAGGCAAGAACAGCCGCATTGCGAGATGGTATCCTTTGATCGCGATGCTGCGAATAATTTCCAGCTTTATGTGAATGAAACGCTTGCTTTTGGGGTTAAACGAGGCGGGTTTATGTATGGGAGAGTCGACGATGATGGGAAGGTGGAAGTCGATTTCATTTACGAGCCGCCGCAATTGGGGAAGGAGGATAGGTTGTTTTTGTTGAGAGACAGTGAGGAGGAGAAGATAGTTGATGCAATTGCTTCAGGGTTAGGGATGAAGAGAGTTGGGTTTATTTTCACTCAGAGTGTTGGACAGGAGAAGGATAATTATACGATGTCGGGTTTCGAGGTTGCACAGGCTGTGGAATTGCACGCTGAGAGTGGATTGAAGGAATGGGTGACTGCTTTAGTTAAGTTGGAGGTGAATGAAGATGGTGGGCCTGATGTTCATTTTGAGGCGTTTCAAATGAGTGATATGTGTGTTAGGTTGTTTAAGGAAGATTGGTTTGATTTGGAGGGTGGTGAGCCGAAGGAAGGGGAGGAAATCGATCCGAAGGTGTCGAAGATGAAGAAGGAAGTTGTTGTTGGTGGAAAGGATGTTAAGGAGGTTGATAATGACTTTTTCTTGGTAGTAGTCAAAATTGCAGATCACCAG GGCCCTCTTCAATCATCATTTCCAATAGAGAACAGGAATGTGGCTGTAACGACGAAGGCTCTCAGGGCTCATTTGGACCGTACAAAGTCACTTCCTTTTGTGAAGCGAATATCTGATTTCCATCTGCTGCTTGCAGTAGCCAGGTATTTGGACCTGAATGCTGATGTCCCAGCGTTAACCGAGTGTGTACTCTCACAAAGGCCAGTTCCTGAAGGATATCAGCTCTTGATCGAGTCTATGGCTAGTGCTTGA
- the LOC141640900 gene encoding uncharacterized protein LOC141640900 produces MASSQVEVVPPSHFGCILKEQNHKDRRKDTNSNNLNKNSQITLKKNLNEFVRDQFQNCVTTSGTFNTRARRKFHYQGIDFECWGKHNSTHKKGDDEDTSYPMYKTQSRVIDEWATQQAKDMIDSKEEENEDLEFMSLPKSCSISSRDSSFIREPSPSPSENSSTDFSVSSLVQKWRGLETELKNNQTNNNGLVNMQGQSLALDPQMNIKDSTISQDQLQQQIHIETISCSAKRREDERMRVVDIVRKLANNNQGVNDDVNQECKSLLCPSFMSLKIGFDLRDQPGVFAPIIYSPKLRGRQAIADLFKRLEKDRYKEVEELRCRLPVSKFPQRGRIQSLLRYKFLRRDACTHNEKQIQLSPKKRDSKKSETVSTINHLREKYSTMRNQDLHTINASIMDVKNINQEKEKTEILKEICKETVFEKDLKFERQEKKFGLSKEKSSCSIENNTHPFLRENSSHDQAMNHVHISTQEQNSGDRQSTNKEAIKLDYCDENEVTCQNVDIVSTKAIQIEFPSSNFVRQDESNVMKDDYIPTKYIEWDEEHEEEALQIEEELEEVEEEECDNDEVMFELDNNNSSSIEPNLDWTIDIARPRSYWEDLRQTWYQEIFNTRSHDEEIRQLLERGSVSSVLASDFREKMDQLVVSNVQRVFHSTGIEEDERSFKFIDNVDNHQHTIEYNHHQQEQENNVCDHTCNFDIEQHQRETDDDNDDVEIEEDNETEKVTTSPQKYHNINEDYNQNMPASQYPWIHYHDREISDDSDNVASTSIQELSRYHSYYHDTHQGSSMKNISSIEMELIFDLRAHMQQLHIEMSELRKSITSCVDMQVKLQQSISEGIPIMGKFVRKTSARYTNKESCCICLEKPVDSLLYKCGHMCTCFNCANELRWSSARCPKCQTSIIDVVRICADA; encoded by the exons ATGGCATCTTCCCAAGTTGAAGTTGTGCCACCTTCTCACTTTGGTTGTATCCTTAAGGAACAAAACCATAAAGATAGACGCAAGGATACAAACTCTAATAATCTTAATAAGAATTCACAAATTACATTGAAGAAAAACCTCAACGAGTTTGTCAGGGATCAGTTTCAAAACTGTGTTACAACATCTGGAACCTTTAATACTAGAGCTAGGAGAAAGTTTCATTATCAAGGTATTGATTTTGAATGTTGGGGTAAACATAATTCTACTCACAAAAAAGGGGACGATGAAGATACATCATATCCTATGTACAAAACACAATCACGTGTCATTGATGAATGGGCAACTCAACAAGCAAAAGACATGATTGACTCAAAGGAGGAGGAAAATGAAGATTTAGAATTCATGAGTCTACCTAAATCATGCTCAATATCTTCAAGAGATTCTAGCTTTATAAGGGAACCTTCTCCAAGTCCATCAGAGAACTCATCTACAGATTTCAGTGTCTCTTCTTTGGTTCAAAAATGGAGAGGACTCGAAACTGAATTAAAAAATAATCAAACTAATAACAATGGCCTTGTAAATATGCAAGGACAAAGTTTAGCTTTAGATCCGCAAATGAATATTAAGGACTCAACAATTTCTCAAGATCAATTGCAACAACAAATACATATAGAGACAATTTCATGTTCTGCGAAGAGACGAGAAGATGAAAGAATGAGGGTGGTTGATATTGTGCGAAAATTGGCGAATAATAATCAAGGAGTCAATGATGATGTTAATCAAGAGTGTAAATCCTTGTTGTGTCCATCTTTCATGAGTTTAAAAATTGGATTTGATCTAAGAGATCAACCAGGAGTTTTTGCCCCGATTATTTATTCTCCAAAGTTGCGTGGAAGACAAGCAATTGCCGATCTTTTCAAGAGATTAGAGAAAGATAGGTACAAGGAAGTTGAAGAATTAAGATGTCGACTACCTGTGTCAAAATTTCCACAACGTGGCCGTATTCAG TCGTTACTCCGCTATAAATTTTTACGACGAGATGCTTGTACACATAATGAAAAACAGATACAGCTATCACCAAAGAAACGTGATTCAAAGAAATCAGAAACAGTGTCTACAATCAATCATTTGAG GGAGAAATATAGTACTATGCGAAATCAAGATCTGCATACCATTAACGCCTCTATTATGGATGTTAAAAATATCAACCAAGAGAAAGAGAAAACTGAAATTTTAAAAGAAATATGTAAGGAAACTGTCTTTGAAAAAGACCTGAAATTCGAAAGACAAGAGAAGAAATTTGGTTTATCTAAAGAGAAAAGTAGTTGTTCAATTGAAAACAACACTCATCCGTTTCTTAGAGAAAATTCAAGTCATGATCAAGCTATGAATCATGTACATATATCTACTCAAGAACAAAATAGTGGTGATCGACAATCAACAAACAAGGAAGCTATAAAGTTAGACTATTGTGATGAAAATGAAGTAACATGTCAAAATGTTGATATTGTATCTACAAAAGCTATTCAAATAGAGTTTCCATCTTCAAATTTTGTACGGCAAGATGAGTCAAATGTCATGAAAGACGATTACATCCCGACAAAATATATTGAATGGGATGAAGAACACGAAGAAGAAGCATTACAAATAGAAGAAGAATTGGAAGAAGTAGAGGAAGAAGAATGTGACAATGATGAAGTAATGTTCGAACTAGATAATAACAACTCATCATCCATAGAGCCAAATCTTGATTGGACAATTGATATTGCCCGTCCTCGAAGTTATTGGGAGGATCTTAGACAAACATGGTATCAAGAAATTTTCAATACTCGTTCGCATGATGAGGAAATCAGGCAACTTCTCGAAAG AGGCAGTGTCTCATCCGTTTTGGCAAGTGATTTTCGAGAAAAAATGGACCAATTAGTTGTGTCTAATGTTCAAAGAGTTTTTCATTCAACTGGAATAGAGGAAGACGAAAGAAGTTTCAAATTCATTGACAATGTTGATAATCATCAACATACGATAGAATACAACCATCATCAACAAGAACAAGAAAATAACGTATGTGACCATACATGTAATTTCGACATAGAGCAACATCAACGCGAGacagatgatgataatgatgatgttgAGATTGAAGAAGACAACGAAACAGAAAAAGTAACCACAAGCCCTCAAAAATATCACAATATTAATGAGGACTACAATCAAAATATGCCTGCGTCGCAATATCCATGGATACATTATCATGATCGAGAAATTAGTGATGATTCTGATAATGTTGCATCAACATCTATACAAGAACTCTCAAGATATCATTCttattaccatgacactcatcaAGGATCATCCATGAAAAATATTTCTTCCATA GAAATGGAACTTATTTTTGATTTAAGAGCACACATGCAACAACTTCATATTGAGATGTCTGAGTTAAGAAAGTCTATAACAAGTTGTGTGGACATGCAAGTAAAGTTACAACAATCTATAAGCGAAGGGATTCCAATAATGGGTAAGTTTGTG AGAAAAACAAGTGCGAGATATACAAACAAAGAAAGTTGCTGCATTTGTCTAGAAAAGCCCGTTGACTCTCTTCTATACAA ATGTGGTCATATGTGCACATGTTTCAATTGCGCTAATGAATTGCGATGGAGTAGTGCAAGATGTCCAAAATGTCAAACAAGTATAATCGATGTAGTACGAATTTGTGCTGACGCGTAG